One genomic window of Micropterus dolomieu isolate WLL.071019.BEF.003 ecotype Adirondacks linkage group LG14, ASM2129224v1, whole genome shotgun sequence includes the following:
- the lrrc59 gene encoding leucine-rich repeat-containing protein 59: MSKNSKVLNLKDKISGNEADLSLCNLTEVPVRELALFTKATVVDLSCNNITSLPPEFCNLTHLVKVDLSKNQLTCLPDDLGNLANLQHLDLYNNKLTVLPVSFSQLRSLKWLDLKDNPLEAGLAKAAGDCLDEKQCKQCASKVLEHMRAIQDEVDRVREKRLLREKELERKKEVKQREREAREKEARKREKAEEKEKRRKEYNAQMAAVAAREQQKKKNEEKKKKNGQAADKKLVVESAPKPRRSLVGLMFKLLLLLLLGLAGVAAACRLTDLRKEYVCVPVNVAVDDSLSWAKEQEGVVRQLVQNLSSAAKEFLESTQASKN, encoded by the exons ATGAGTAAAAACAGCAAAGTGTTGAACCTGAAGGATAAAATCAGTGGGAATGAAGCGGACCTGAGCTTGTGTAACCTCACTGAGGTGCCAGTCAGAGAGCTG GCTTTATTTACCAAAGCAACTGTTGTGGACTTGTCCTGCAACAACATCACCTCTCTTCCT CCAGAGTTCTGCAACCTGACCCACCTGGTGAAAGTGGATCTGAGTAAAAACCAGCTGACCTGTCTGCCAGATGACCTGGGGAACCTGGCTAACCTTCAACATCTGGACCTGTACAACAACAAGCTGACTGTGCTGCCCGTCAGCTTCTCTCAGCTCAGG AGTCTGAAGTGGTTGGATCTGAAGGATAACCCGCTAGAGGCCGGCCTGGCCAAGGCAGCAGGAGACTGTCTGGATGAGAAACAGTGCAAACAGTGTGCCTCCAAg GTTCTGGAGCACATGAGAGCTATTCAGGATGAGGTTGATCGCGTACGAGAGAAACGCCTTTTGAGGGAAAAAG agctggagaggaagaaggaggtgAAGCAGAGGGAGCGGGaggccagagagaaggaggctCGTAAACGGGAGAAGgcggaggagaaggagaagaggaggaaagagtaTAACGCTCAGATGGCGGCCGTGGCTGCACGGGagcaacagaagaagaagaatgaggagaagaagaaaaagaatggACAGGCAGCAG ATAAAAAGCTTGTTGTGGAATCGGCTCCTAAACCTCGGCGTTCTCTTGTTGGCCTGATGTTcaagctcctcctcctgctgctactGGGATTGGCCGGAGTCGCCGCTGCATGCCGGCTGACCGACCTGCGGAAGGAATACGTGTGTGTGCCGGTCAATGTCGCCGTGGATGACAGCCTATCCTGGGCTAAAGAGCAGGAGGGTGTGGTCAGACAGCTGGTGCAAAATCTGTCCTCTGCAGCGAAAGAGTTTCTTGAATCTACGCAAGCGTCTAAGAACTAA
- the LOC123983109 gene encoding 5-hydroxytryptamine receptor 3A-like isoform X1 has product MMLAGFLFLLLLRDGLSSERNCSYHDVLKHLNFTENKDLHSLIRPVKNHKEPTVVHMDVLLYAILDVNEKEQQVVPYVWINMWWKSDYIAWDPADFCGIRKFSLPTELLWKPDLTIEEMTEKDKAPPSPYLTVNSRGEVEVMNDQVLVSTCGMHVYKFPFDIQSCNISFKSVVHSVEEIHLVQYLNSSEATESSRELMRTQYEWLFINMTVTNKTVETFGFKQDVMIYTISIRRRSALYIANFMLPVLFFLCLDLASFLISDSGGEKLSFKVTVLLAVTVLQLILNEILPSSSDKIPLIATYCIGIFGLMLLSLLETILVMHLMEKDSQDDEADKDQSLSEDCNKQSKANFHKYDAEMKKWTLCDVSTGETPSELLSEAKEGSSSKLTEECHDSEKLSDDLREVLKTLIVLLNSKKEEGKPGYWARVTKRINKAFFIFYVIAASLFLLCMCISWTYAEE; this is encoded by the exons ATGATGCTTGCtggctttctctttctcctccttctcagaG ATGGACTGTCCTCTGAGCGTAACTGCAGTTATCACGATGTTTTAAAGCACTTGAACTTTACCGAAAACAAAGATCTACACTCCTTGATCCGGCCTGTTAAAAACCACAAAGAGCCCACAGTGGTACACATGGATGTCCTACTCTATGCTATTCTAGATGTG AATGAGAAGGAACAGCAAGTGGTTCCTTACGTTTGGATTAATATG TGGTGGAAGAGCGACTACATTGCTTGGGATCCTGCAGACTTCTGTGGTATTAGGAAATTTTCTCTTCCTACTGAATTATTGTGGAAGCCAGATCTAACTATTGAAGAAAT GACAGAGAAGGACAAGGCCCCTCCAAGTCCTTATCTCACTGTTAACAGTCGAGGTGAAGTAGAAGTTATGAACGACCAGGTACTGGTCAGCACCTGTGGAATGCACGTTTACAAATTCCCCTTTGACATTCAGAGCTGCAACATCTCCTTCAAGTCTGTCGTACACTCTG TTGAAGAAATACACCTTGTTCAGTATCTCAACTCTTCTGAGGCCACAGAGTCGTCTCGTGAGTTGATGCGGACCCAGTACGAGTGGCTGTTCATCAACATGACAGTCACCAACAAAACTGTCGAGACTTTTGGCTTCAAACAAGATGTGATGATTTATACA ATCTCCATCAGGAGGAGGTCTGCCCTTTACATCGCCAACTTCATGTTGCCCGTCTTGTTCTTCTTGTGTCTGGACTTGGCCTCCTTCCTGATCTCAGACAGCGGGGGTGAGAAGCTCAGCTTCAAGGTCACTGTGCTGCTTGCTGTCACTGTGTTACAACTTATTCTGAATGAAATTCTGCCTTCTTCATCAGACAAGATTCCACTTATAG CGACCTACTGTATTGGAATTTTTGGTTTGATGCTGCTCAGCCTCCTGGAGACGATTTTGGTGATGCATCTGATGGAGAAAGACTCCCAAGACGACGAGGCCGATAAAGACCAAAGCCTGAGTGAGGACTGTAACAAACAGAGCAAAGCCAACTTCCACAAGTATGATGCAG AGATGAAGAAATGGACTCTCTGTGATGTGTCTACTGGTGAAACTCCATCTGAACTGCTGTCGGAGGCCAAAGAG GGTAGCAGCAGCAAACTGACAGAGGAGTGCCATGACTCTGAAAAGCTCTCAGATGACCTGAGGGAAGTGTTGAAAACACTGATCGTGCTTCTCAACAGCAAGAAGGAAGAAGGGAAGCCCGGCTACTGGGCCAGAGTGACTAAAAGAATCAACAAAgcctttttcattttctatgtCATAGCTGCGAGTCTGTTTTTACTCTGTATGTGTATCAGTTGGACTTATGCAGAAGAATAA
- the LOC123983109 gene encoding 5-hydroxytryptamine receptor 3A-like isoform X2 codes for MDVLLYAILDVNEKEQQVVPYVWINMWWKSDYIAWDPADFCGIRKFSLPTELLWKPDLTIEEMTEKDKAPPSPYLTVNSRGEVEVMNDQVLVSTCGMHVYKFPFDIQSCNISFKSVVHSVEEIHLVQYLNSSEATESSRELMRTQYEWLFINMTVTNKTVETFGFKQDVMIYTISIRRRSALYIANFMLPVLFFLCLDLASFLISDSGGEKLSFKVTVLLAVTVLQLILNEILPSSSDKIPLIATYCIGIFGLMLLSLLETILVMHLMEKDSQDDEADKDQSLSEDCNKQSKANFHKYDAEMKKWTLCDVSTGETPSELLSEAKEGSSSKLTEECHDSEKLSDDLREVLKTLIVLLNSKKEEGKPGYWARVTKRINKAFFIFYVIAASLFLLCMCISWTYAEE; via the exons ATGGATGTCCTACTCTATGCTATTCTAGATGTG AATGAGAAGGAACAGCAAGTGGTTCCTTACGTTTGGATTAATATG TGGTGGAAGAGCGACTACATTGCTTGGGATCCTGCAGACTTCTGTGGTATTAGGAAATTTTCTCTTCCTACTGAATTATTGTGGAAGCCAGATCTAACTATTGAAGAAAT GACAGAGAAGGACAAGGCCCCTCCAAGTCCTTATCTCACTGTTAACAGTCGAGGTGAAGTAGAAGTTATGAACGACCAGGTACTGGTCAGCACCTGTGGAATGCACGTTTACAAATTCCCCTTTGACATTCAGAGCTGCAACATCTCCTTCAAGTCTGTCGTACACTCTG TTGAAGAAATACACCTTGTTCAGTATCTCAACTCTTCTGAGGCCACAGAGTCGTCTCGTGAGTTGATGCGGACCCAGTACGAGTGGCTGTTCATCAACATGACAGTCACCAACAAAACTGTCGAGACTTTTGGCTTCAAACAAGATGTGATGATTTATACA ATCTCCATCAGGAGGAGGTCTGCCCTTTACATCGCCAACTTCATGTTGCCCGTCTTGTTCTTCTTGTGTCTGGACTTGGCCTCCTTCCTGATCTCAGACAGCGGGGGTGAGAAGCTCAGCTTCAAGGTCACTGTGCTGCTTGCTGTCACTGTGTTACAACTTATTCTGAATGAAATTCTGCCTTCTTCATCAGACAAGATTCCACTTATAG CGACCTACTGTATTGGAATTTTTGGTTTGATGCTGCTCAGCCTCCTGGAGACGATTTTGGTGATGCATCTGATGGAGAAAGACTCCCAAGACGACGAGGCCGATAAAGACCAAAGCCTGAGTGAGGACTGTAACAAACAGAGCAAAGCCAACTTCCACAAGTATGATGCAG AGATGAAGAAATGGACTCTCTGTGATGTGTCTACTGGTGAAACTCCATCTGAACTGCTGTCGGAGGCCAAAGAG GGTAGCAGCAGCAAACTGACAGAGGAGTGCCATGACTCTGAAAAGCTCTCAGATGACCTGAGGGAAGTGTTGAAAACACTGATCGTGCTTCTCAACAGCAAGAAGGAAGAAGGGAAGCCCGGCTACTGGGCCAGAGTGACTAAAAGAATCAACAAAgcctttttcattttctatgtCATAGCTGCGAGTCTGTTTTTACTCTGTATGTGTATCAGTTGGACTTATGCAGAAGAATAA
- the LOC123983109 gene encoding 5-hydroxytryptamine receptor 3A-like isoform X3 produces MGEENEKEQQVVPYVWINMWWKSDYIAWDPADFCGIRKFSLPTELLWKPDLTIEEMTEKDKAPPSPYLTVNSRGEVEVMNDQVLVSTCGMHVYKFPFDIQSCNISFKSVVHSVEEIHLVQYLNSSEATESSRELMRTQYEWLFINMTVTNKTVETFGFKQDVMIYTISIRRRSALYIANFMLPVLFFLCLDLASFLISDSGGEKLSFKVTVLLAVTVLQLILNEILPSSSDKIPLIATYCIGIFGLMLLSLLETILVMHLMEKDSQDDEADKDQSLSEDCNKQSKANFHKYDAEMKKWTLCDVSTGETPSELLSEAKEGSSSKLTEECHDSEKLSDDLREVLKTLIVLLNSKKEEGKPGYWARVTKRINKAFFIFYVIAASLFLLCMCISWTYAEE; encoded by the exons atgggcgAAGAG AATGAGAAGGAACAGCAAGTGGTTCCTTACGTTTGGATTAATATG TGGTGGAAGAGCGACTACATTGCTTGGGATCCTGCAGACTTCTGTGGTATTAGGAAATTTTCTCTTCCTACTGAATTATTGTGGAAGCCAGATCTAACTATTGAAGAAAT GACAGAGAAGGACAAGGCCCCTCCAAGTCCTTATCTCACTGTTAACAGTCGAGGTGAAGTAGAAGTTATGAACGACCAGGTACTGGTCAGCACCTGTGGAATGCACGTTTACAAATTCCCCTTTGACATTCAGAGCTGCAACATCTCCTTCAAGTCTGTCGTACACTCTG TTGAAGAAATACACCTTGTTCAGTATCTCAACTCTTCTGAGGCCACAGAGTCGTCTCGTGAGTTGATGCGGACCCAGTACGAGTGGCTGTTCATCAACATGACAGTCACCAACAAAACTGTCGAGACTTTTGGCTTCAAACAAGATGTGATGATTTATACA ATCTCCATCAGGAGGAGGTCTGCCCTTTACATCGCCAACTTCATGTTGCCCGTCTTGTTCTTCTTGTGTCTGGACTTGGCCTCCTTCCTGATCTCAGACAGCGGGGGTGAGAAGCTCAGCTTCAAGGTCACTGTGCTGCTTGCTGTCACTGTGTTACAACTTATTCTGAATGAAATTCTGCCTTCTTCATCAGACAAGATTCCACTTATAG CGACCTACTGTATTGGAATTTTTGGTTTGATGCTGCTCAGCCTCCTGGAGACGATTTTGGTGATGCATCTGATGGAGAAAGACTCCCAAGACGACGAGGCCGATAAAGACCAAAGCCTGAGTGAGGACTGTAACAAACAGAGCAAAGCCAACTTCCACAAGTATGATGCAG AGATGAAGAAATGGACTCTCTGTGATGTGTCTACTGGTGAAACTCCATCTGAACTGCTGTCGGAGGCCAAAGAG GGTAGCAGCAGCAAACTGACAGAGGAGTGCCATGACTCTGAAAAGCTCTCAGATGACCTGAGGGAAGTGTTGAAAACACTGATCGTGCTTCTCAACAGCAAGAAGGAAGAAGGGAAGCCCGGCTACTGGGCCAGAGTGACTAAAAGAATCAACAAAgcctttttcattttctatgtCATAGCTGCGAGTCTGTTTTTACTCTGTATGTGTATCAGTTGGACTTATGCAGAAGAATAA